Genomic DNA from Pseudomonas fluorescens:
GCCATGAAGGCCTGGCCCGAGGCTTCCAGTCCTTCGATGACGATCGGATAAACCGTGGTCAGTTCGCCGCACAGCGTGGCGGCGCCGATGACGTGACGGCCGAAGGCCCTCAAGCCGACAGACACCTTCAAGGTGTCGCGCTCGCTTTTGGCATCCGCCAGGCGACGGTCGAGACGGGCGTCGATTTCTTCGCTGTAGGGCTGCTCGGTAAATGCCCTGACGGAAAAACTGTAGGGCGGGCCAGCGGGTGTTTGCTCATACCAGGCGCGCACTTCAGGCATCAGTTGCAAACCCTTGGCAGCATTTTCCAGCGCCTTTCGCGTCCCGGCCTGCCGGGCGGTTGGCCAGGCGAGTTCAACGGTCAGGCGCTTTTCAGCTTCGGGCGCCGTGGAGCTCCACTCGTTGACCCCACGATCCGCCGCGAGATACGGCAGGAACGCCAAGGGCGTGGTGGCCGGGTTCATCAACTCGGGAAACGGCGGATCGATGCGTTCGAGCAGCCGAGCGAACCCCAGATCCAGTGCCCTTTCCAACGGTGAGCTGTTGACCGGCAGCAGGCTCGGGCGAGGTGTGTCGTCACTCATAGCGTGTCCACCTCAACCTCGACGCCCGTGCAGTACGGGGCTTGGAAAGCCGTGGTCACAATCGGCACCAGCGGTTCGAGAATCTCAAGCTGGACCGCGCCGGCGCTGTGCAGCGTGTAGTCGATCCAGCTCGGGTCCACCCGCCCTTCCAAGCGATGACAGGCCTGGGCATACGCCTGCAACTGCTGCTCGGCGGCAACCTGGGTCAAGCCTGAATCCGGGCCGGCATTGATCTTCGCCACGACGCGGATTTTGTAAGGTTTGATTTGTGCGGCCTGCACGAAGACCAGATCGGTTTCCGGTCGCACATCAGGCCGGGCGAAGTGCTGGCGAACACCGTTGAGCAGCGCCTCGGACGGTGTGCCGTCGCCCTCGCGGGAAAGCACCGTGACCGTGACTTCGCCCGGTGCCGTCCGGCGTCCGTTGCCGTCCTTGACTTGCGCGGCGAGACCGTCCGGATCGAATGTGTAGGTCACGTTCACTACACCGCCAGCGGCACTGTCCACCTTCACCACTGGCCGTTCACCCAAGGTAAAAATCTCCCGCCGATACTGCATGCGCGAGCCCGCCGCTGGCGCGTGGGGCGCCAGGTAGTAGCGCAACCGCGCATCGTCATCGCTCTCGTAGACCGGGGGGATGGGCGGGAAGGCCGCCGGGTCGCCCGGGTCGAGCAACTGACGCTCAAGGCCCATGTCCGCGAGACGAGCGTCGAGGTTGGTCCCGGTGGCCCACCACGCCAACATCTGCTTGATGCGGGCGTTGTATTTGCGTTCGTGGGTTTGCAGCCGCACGCAGAACGCCTCAAGCGCCAGGGTCAGCAGTTCGCTTTCGTTTTCAAGACTGTCCACCAGCTTCGCCGCACTTGCTGGCGAGCGTGCGCCGACGTACTCGACCACGAAGGTCTTGAACTCTGCGAGCAAGTCCTCGAACGCTTCGACAGTGACGATGGCCGGTTCGGCCAGTTGGTTCTGGCCGGGTATCAGCATGCTCATGTCACCACCTCGAACGTCTGTTTGCGGTTTTTCCAGGTGCCGGCGAAACGCAACAGCAAGCCGGCGCCGTGTCGACTGGCGACAATGACCTGCGGCTCGAAATCACCGATGCCGTTTTGTGGGTTGTAGAACGCTTGGGCCGCGTGGCTCTGGGCAAGGATCAGCAGGTCGTCGCCGAGGTTCTGCCCCAGCAGCTGCGTGAGTGCACAGCCATACAACGGGCGCTTCTGGCGAGTGCCCAACGGCGTCGTCAACGCCCGGGTGGCGCGCTGTACGAACTGCAGCCAGTCGTCGACCGTGGCGCCGGTATTTCGATCGATTCCAATCATGAGGAAATCTCTTATGCGGTACTGATGACGCGTCCCTGGTGATCCACCACCGGGCCGCTCAGGTGCACGCCGGAGGCGTCGAGCCGAATGCCGACGGCGCCCAGCTGCCATTCGATGGCGTCGGCGGTCATCGCCAACCGCGACGGGCCGATACTCAGTTGGAGCGTTTCACGGGAACCGCTGAACGTCGCTGGGCCGTTCTGCCAGTGCAGGACATGGCTGGCATGGTCGTAGCCGTTTTCCGTACCGTCCTGATAGAGGCGCCGCGTCAGCGAGGCCTGGGTCGAGACGGGCGGAAACTGACCGCCATTGAGGCCGAACAACGCCACTGCCTGCCCGCCGCTCTCGCCGCCGCCATGGTTGAGCAACAGGCACTGCTCGCCCACGGACGGAATCCGCGACTCGCTCTGGGCGCCGGCGCTCGGGTTGAAAAAGCGGATCGCCGGGGTCAGCAGGCCACCATGGCTGACCTTGCAGGTGTTGCTGGCCGCATCGACTTCCTGGCAAACGCCAATGCGGCAGAAACTCTCCGCACGCCGATGCAAATCTTCCAGCTCGGTTTCCATCTGAGCCAGACGCTCGATGATCGGCCCCAGGTGCATCCGTAACAGCCCATCGAACATGGCTCAGCCCTCGAGTGCGGTGTATTGATCCGGGTCGTCGATGTTCGATACTTCCCAGGTACGGGCAAATTTCGGGATGCCCAACGGGTCCTCCAGCAGCGTCGGGCCGAGGTACAGGGTTTGGTTGAAGGAAAGAGTCCAGGCGCTGTACGCCCGTGCTTCGTGGATGAACGTGGATGCGATGCCATCGATTTCCGTGGGCAGGTCGCATTGATCACCCGACAGGCCCCAGCGGTTATCCATGACCAGGTGTTTCAATTCACCGGCCAGATCACAGGCCTCCCATCCTGGAACGGCCATGACCACTTGCAAGGAAACCGTCAGGACATGGGCGATACGCCCGTCATTGGCGCGGTTACCGGGCGCATCGCGCTCAAGCGCAATCAGCACCCAGGGTTGGTCGTCGGCGCCATCGAAATCCTGGGGGCTGCCGACTTTCAAGGCGGGATAAATGGCGCGCAGCGTCTGGGCAATGGCCGAGAACAACTGCGACGGTTTTTCGATAAGGGCAGGCATTGATCGCCTCCTTGTGTATGGATCAGCGCTGTCGATTCACTGCTGGTCGGGCGGCAGGTCCCGCGGTGGCACTTCGCAAACGCCGATCCGCTTGGCGACCCATCGCTCGTAAAGACCGATCGCCACATCGGCACCGGCCATGGCGGTCAGGCAACCCAGGGCGCAAGCACTCCAGATCGACATGCCGAGGGCATACAACAGCATGGTTGCCGACACGCCGCAGACCACACAGGCACCGGAGCGCAGCACCACGCGGCGCAGCAACGGCCAGCCACGGGCGCCCTCCTTGTCAGCGCGCCACATCTCGCCGGACACCCCGCCCACCAGGGCGAGCACGATGACCAGCCAGATCGGCATGTCCAGCAACGCTTGTTGCTCGTTTGTCATGTCTCGTTTCCTGGGGGTGATTAAGATTGGGCGGGGAAGTTAAGAGATGTGGGTCGTTGCAACCCGTTAAGTCACTGGAAGCGGCGTTCAAACGTTTATCAGGTCATTGAAGGCTGACATTACTTTGGCGCAGCGCAGGTCGCGCCTTTGTAAGTCATGGTGTAGGTGTAGTGCCTGTCCCAGGGTAGCGGTAGCGCACTGGGTGCGGCCCATTCCGCGTAGTTACCCGACATCGAACCAGCGACAGCTAACTTACCCATGGCAATGGTCGCGAGATTGTTGGCACTCCCTGCACCCGGCATTGGCACACTCCCATTCCACTGGAGATCGTCTCCGTTCTGGAACCATGCGCCCTTCCAGCCGGCCTGCGAACTCGAGTACCAGGTATTGTCTTCTTTGAAACAGATCGTCTGGTTGGCATAAAAACCGCCGCCCGGAACATGGTAGGAAGCGAATTGCCAGGAACCAACAGGTGAGGTTTCGGCAAACGCGTGGAGGGCCTGGGTCGCCAGGACGGCTGCGAGCAGCATGCTGAGCAATTTTTTCATTAGTTTTCTTCCCTTTAAATGAGTGGATTTTTTGAGAACGTCGATACACGTTTTTATCTGAACACCTCCTTAGCCTTCACAAGTGAGCGCATGGAAATCTCCTTACTAATTTGAAGTGCCTCACGACAGAGGCATTCCAAAAAGCCCGGTTGCCCAGGCTTTTCAGTAATGCGCTTGATCTTTCGGCGCGACTGG
This window encodes:
- a CDS encoding phage tail protein I; this encodes MSDDTPRPSLLPVNSSPLERALDLGFARLLERIDPPFPELMNPATTPLAFLPYLAADRGVNEWSSTAPEAEKRLTVELAWPTARQAGTRKALENAAKGLQLMPEVRAWYEQTPAGPPYSFSVRAFTEQPYSEEIDARLDRRLADAKSERDTLKVSVGLRAFGRHVIGAATLCGELTTVYPIVIEGLEASGQAFMAAGLYTVETSTIYPQGS
- a CDS encoding baseplate J/gp47 family protein; protein product: MSMLIPGQNQLAEPAIVTVEAFEDLLAEFKTFVVEYVGARSPASAAKLVDSLENESELLTLALEAFCVRLQTHERKYNARIKQMLAWWATGTNLDARLADMGLERQLLDPGDPAAFPPIPPVYESDDDARLRYYLAPHAPAAGSRMQYRREIFTLGERPVVKVDSAAGGVVNVTYTFDPDGLAAQVKDGNGRRTAPGEVTVTVLSREGDGTPSEALLNGVRQHFARPDVRPETDLVFVQAAQIKPYKIRVVAKINAGPDSGLTQVAAEQQLQAYAQACHRLEGRVDPSWIDYTLHSAGAVQLEILEPLVPIVTTAFQAPYCTGVEVEVDTL
- a CDS encoding phage baseplate assembly protein V, with protein sequence MFDGLLRMHLGPIIERLAQMETELEDLHRRAESFCRIGVCQEVDAASNTCKVSHGGLLTPAIRFFNPSAGAQSESRIPSVGEQCLLLNHGGGESGGQAVALFGLNGGQFPPVSTQASLTRRLYQDGTENGYDHASHVLHWQNGPATFSGSRETLQLSIGPSRLAMTADAIEWQLGAVGIRLDASGVHLSGPVVDHQGRVISTA
- a CDS encoding phage holin family protein gives rise to the protein MTNEQQALLDMPIWLVIVLALVGGVSGEMWRADKEGARGWPLLRRVVLRSGACVVCGVSATMLLYALGMSIWSACALGCLTAMAGADVAIGLYERWVAKRIGVCEVPPRDLPPDQQ